A window from Shewanella livingstonensis encodes these proteins:
- a CDS encoding VWA domain-containing protein, protein MSESNPTMTKHSVGLLAQLDQQFAAIDLLPNELVPAVVTLSGGDLTIRCQSIALLRSQLLAAEEISLPCPWLPEVIQQEIATSIKASGVARYCKDNPEVTDALLSDLLVKLEDLQLQTSALSRQLAIIAEKEALEQLRLELEAIQQQRRSSKKQKHLALNDAQRLDIKIRAELNAWIQLVNSAGGQLFKLPSIWSERLEIWQELEGVFTDLGLVTGLGWDLSQGIFQSHGWMNLVRLQKIVKQIPQLREVIETLGRMKDTEGEAIIEEIISRMSMAFRFRHDVEIKTPLVPMETKGITRSDSISRMLPQEAAFFGHPVLKKLWHARRAEHALLSYAVEGTEMVTQLTEQEQDVKESHSGEKLNRNRGPMIVCLDTSGSMAGTPENVAKALVLQCISVAQKEKRACFVYLFGSKGEVKEMELTPDKAGLEQMILFLSMSFGGGTDVEGPLNMALERGDEQQWQQADILLVSDGEFSVSSGLSRKINNRKEQRAMSVHGVVIGGSLSPMDKICDPLHQFSSWLEFQNNKN, encoded by the coding sequence GTGAGTGAATCTAACCCCACGATGACGAAGCATTCAGTCGGATTGTTGGCGCAGTTAGACCAACAGTTTGCTGCTATTGATTTACTGCCGAATGAGCTAGTACCTGCGGTGGTTACTTTATCGGGTGGCGATTTAACAATTCGCTGTCAGTCAATAGCACTGTTACGTTCACAACTATTGGCTGCAGAAGAGATATCTTTACCTTGCCCATGGCTCCCCGAGGTTATACAACAAGAAATCGCGACTTCAATTAAGGCATCAGGTGTGGCGCGGTATTGTAAAGATAACCCAGAGGTAACCGATGCTTTGCTTAGTGACCTATTAGTTAAGCTAGAGGACTTACAGCTACAGACATCAGCATTATCACGACAGTTGGCGATTATTGCAGAAAAGGAAGCACTGGAGCAATTACGACTTGAATTGGAAGCAATTCAACAGCAACGCCGTTCTTCAAAAAAACAAAAGCATTTAGCACTTAATGATGCTCAACGCTTAGATATTAAAATACGAGCTGAGCTCAATGCTTGGATTCAGCTAGTAAACAGTGCTGGTGGACAATTATTTAAACTTCCTAGTATCTGGTCTGAAAGGCTAGAAATATGGCAAGAGTTAGAAGGAGTTTTTACTGATTTGGGATTGGTGACAGGTCTTGGTTGGGATCTATCTCAAGGAATATTTCAAAGTCATGGCTGGATGAATCTAGTTAGGCTGCAAAAGATTGTAAAGCAGATCCCACAACTGCGTGAAGTCATTGAAACCTTGGGAAGAATGAAAGATACCGAGGGTGAGGCAATCATTGAAGAAATTATTTCACGTATGAGCATGGCTTTTCGTTTTCGCCATGATGTCGAAATTAAGACTCCCTTAGTGCCGATGGAAACCAAAGGTATTACTCGTTCAGACTCTATTAGTCGAATGCTGCCACAAGAAGCTGCTTTTTTTGGACACCCAGTACTTAAAAAATTATGGCATGCTCGCAGAGCTGAACATGCTCTGCTGAGTTATGCCGTTGAAGGTACTGAGATGGTGACTCAACTAACGGAGCAAGAACAAGATGTCAAAGAAAGCCATTCTGGGGAAAAGCTAAATCGTAATCGTGGCCCTATGATTGTGTGTTTAGATACTTCTGGTTCTATGGCTGGGACCCCAGAGAATGTTGCTAAGGCGCTTGTTCTGCAGTGCATCAGTGTTGCCCAAAAAGAGAAACGAGCATGCTTTGTCTATTTGTTCGGCAGTAAAGGGGAAGTTAAAGAAATGGAACTGACACCAGATAAAGCCGGGCTTGAGCAAATGATCCTCTTTTTGTCGATGTCATTCGGTGGCGGCACAGACGTTGAAGGCCCTCTCAATATGGCGTTAGAAAGAGGTGATGAGCAACAATGGCAACAGGCCGATATTCTTTTGGTTAGTGATGGCGAGTTTTCTGTGTCGTCAGGACTTTCTCGAAAGATTAATAACCGTAAAGAGCAACGCGCAATGAGCGTGCATGGTGTCGTCATTGGAGGCAGTTTGTCACCAATGGACAAAATCTGTGACCCTCTACATCAGTTTTCAAGCTGGTTAGAATTTCAAAATAATAAAAATTAA
- a CDS encoding AAA family ATPase: MNNQTPVSLLSRKEKIASLINEMNKGLLERNEQVKLMLLAALAGEHVLLIGPPGTAKSELAKRLKSVFVEASYFERLLTRFSVPEELFGPLSIKALEDDRYKRLTSGYLPEASVAFIDEIFKANSAILNSLLTLLNEREFDNGNRRYKVPLISVVAASNELPEGEELSALYDRFMLRSFVAPVSNESFQSLLMLSGSAFDPELEVRLRLEDLIEVQQLSEKVLVTPSVIELCKAFREHLQREDIYVSDRRWRKVIKLMKVSAFTAGMNEISNYDAWILPHCLWNKPEEFKGLLDLYKQAIALDGDFSSERLNTALLAWEQRLREESVKKVQKTNEKGRLLFHTANGRQTSKPVSEVQKTNKDGQLLYKDRWDKETINSNETPIMVDKENEPFLVTYNYSIGHIQSRVNSVKELENSISKHLSQLNEQLEQVGNVFATHIWIDQALETEITLNISHAKEHSNTLLKRAKLLIKGFESLSVEDPLNVLETRQADSILEGELCE, translated from the coding sequence TTGAACAATCAAACACCAGTTAGCCTACTTTCACGCAAAGAAAAAATCGCAAGTTTAATTAATGAAATGAACAAGGGGCTGCTTGAGCGTAATGAGCAAGTAAAGCTAATGTTATTAGCAGCATTAGCTGGTGAACATGTGCTGTTAATCGGGCCACCTGGCACAGCAAAAAGTGAGCTGGCTAAGCGTTTGAAAAGTGTGTTTGTTGAGGCTAGCTACTTTGAGCGTTTGTTGACGCGATTTTCTGTACCAGAGGAACTATTTGGTCCCTTGTCTATTAAAGCGCTGGAAGATGACAGGTACAAGCGATTAACCAGTGGTTACCTACCAGAGGCTTCGGTTGCTTTTATTGATGAAATATTTAAAGCCAATAGTGCCATTTTAAATAGTTTACTAACATTGCTGAACGAACGAGAGTTTGACAATGGTAATCGTAGATACAAAGTGCCTCTAATTTCCGTTGTAGCGGCTAGTAATGAGTTACCTGAAGGAGAAGAACTTTCAGCGCTCTATGACAGATTTATGCTGCGAAGTTTTGTTGCACCAGTATCGAACGAGAGTTTTCAAAGCTTGCTGATGCTATCGGGTTCAGCTTTTGACCCTGAGTTAGAGGTGCGCCTAAGGTTAGAAGATCTCATCGAAGTCCAGCAGCTGTCTGAAAAGGTGTTAGTAACACCTTCAGTCATTGAGCTATGTAAGGCGTTTAGAGAGCATTTACAGCGTGAAGATATCTATGTGTCAGACCGTCGTTGGCGAAAAGTTATTAAACTAATGAAAGTATCAGCATTTACTGCTGGGATGAATGAAATCAGTAATTATGATGCATGGATTTTACCTCATTGCCTTTGGAATAAACCTGAAGAATTTAAGGGGCTGCTTGATCTCTACAAGCAGGCGATTGCACTGGATGGTGATTTTAGTTCTGAGAGACTCAATACCGCTCTTCTGGCATGGGAACAGCGGCTACGCGAAGAAAGCGTAAAAAAGGTACAGAAAACCAATGAAAAAGGACGACTACTTTTCCACACAGCGAATGGTAGACAAACGAGCAAACCTGTAAGTGAAGTACAAAAAACAAATAAAGATGGGCAATTGCTTTACAAAGATCGCTGGGATAAGGAGACCATTAATTCTAATGAAACACCAATAATGGTGGACAAAGAAAACGAACCATTTTTGGTTACATATAACTATTCAATTGGCCATATTCAGAGTCGTGTGAATAGTGTTAAAGAATTAGAGAACTCAATATCGAAACATTTAAGTCAACTCAATGAGCAGCTTGAGCAAGTCGGAAATGTTTTTGCCACCCATATATGGATTGATCAGGCTCTCGAGACTGAAATCACATTAAATATATCTCATGCTAAGGAGCACTCAAACACCTTGCTAAAGAGGGCTAAACTGCTGATTAAAGGTTTTGAAAGTCTGTCTGTCGAGGACCCTTTGAACGTTCTAGAGACTCGGCAAGCTGATTCGATTTTAGAAGGTGAACTATGTGAGTGA
- a CDS encoding helix-turn-helix domain-containing protein — MIFRQATASTLKSLRLEAGLSQEQLARKSGIDRTYISGVERGVRNITLDSLETIVLALGISQLDFVITLHNHLKMVKAVD, encoded by the coding sequence ATGATTTTTAGGCAGGCAACAGCATCAACATTGAAAAGCTTACGTCTTGAGGCTGGTTTGAGCCAAGAGCAATTGGCAAGGAAGTCAGGGATAGATAGGACTTATATTTCTGGTGTAGAGCGTGGTGTTAGAAATATTACTTTAGACTCACTAGAGACTATCGTTCTGGCTTTGGGTATCAGCCAATTAGACTTTGTTATAACACTTCATAACCACCTAAAAATGGTTAAGGCTGTCGATTAG
- a CDS encoding ATP-binding protein yields MVEALRGLGYTTALALADIVDNSISAKASKVEINFIWAASLSRIEIIDNGSGMDAEGLDKAMRLGELNPLDDRNSNDLGRFGLGLKTASFSQCRSLTVATSCNRQFNSLRWDLDILASSDRWQLLEGPAKGSEMFITEQRSKKQGTLVLWEKLDRIVSKGFTSQHFLDLIDKVERHLAMTFHRYLDDKLNKFELYINGAKVRSWDPFLRGHPAKAWNSPLAYFSPTKRDVSVECHVLPHQDRLSDKEFELAGGPNGWTAQQGFYVYRNKRLLLAGSWLGLGKGRAWTKEEAHRLARIQLDIPNTEDSEWEIDIRKVSATPPVAVKKWLMQLAEDTRSRARKAFAARGKPNRGGKAQLVIQAWKTEQKADGVRYRIDENHPAVRAVLDDAGAMLPQVKIMLRVLEETIPVQRIWLDTADNKEIPRKKFEGEASQEVISILQLMYSNLTQKKGYSAEAAKDKLLATEPFHDYPELISSLKKEL; encoded by the coding sequence ATGGTAGAAGCTTTAAGAGGATTGGGTTATACGACAGCATTGGCATTAGCTGACATTGTTGATAATAGTATTTCTGCTAAAGCGAGCAAAGTAGAAATTAACTTCATCTGGGCTGCTAGCCTAAGTCGAATTGAAATTATTGATAACGGATCCGGAATGGATGCTGAAGGTCTTGATAAGGCTATGCGACTTGGGGAGTTAAACCCTCTTGATGATCGTAATAGTAATGATTTAGGGCGATTTGGATTAGGATTAAAAACTGCATCCTTTTCTCAATGCAGAAGTCTAACTGTAGCAACTAGCTGTAATAGACAATTTAATTCACTGCGCTGGGATTTAGATATACTAGCAAGTAGCGATAGATGGCAGCTTTTAGAGGGGCCAGCGAAAGGCAGTGAAATGTTTATTACAGAGCAGAGAAGTAAAAAGCAAGGTACCTTAGTATTATGGGAGAAATTAGATCGTATAGTCTCTAAGGGGTTCACTTCACAACACTTTTTAGATTTAATAGATAAAGTAGAGCGACATCTAGCAATGACTTTTCATCGTTACTTAGATGATAAATTGAATAAGTTCGAACTATATATCAATGGTGCCAAAGTACGTTCTTGGGACCCTTTCCTACGGGGGCATCCTGCCAAGGCTTGGAATTCTCCTTTGGCTTATTTTAGTCCGACCAAACGAGATGTAAGCGTAGAATGTCATGTTTTACCTCACCAAGATAGACTCAGTGATAAAGAGTTTGAGTTAGCTGGTGGACCAAATGGCTGGACTGCACAGCAAGGTTTTTATGTGTATAGAAATAAACGATTGTTATTGGCAGGAAGCTGGCTCGGATTAGGTAAAGGTCGAGCCTGGACAAAAGAAGAGGCTCATCGGCTGGCTAGAATACAACTTGATATTCCCAATACTGAGGATTCAGAGTGGGAAATTGATATTCGAAAGGTTTCAGCAACTCCGCCAGTGGCGGTTAAAAAGTGGTTAATGCAGTTAGCTGAAGATACTCGTTCTCGTGCCCGAAAAGCCTTTGCTGCTCGAGGTAAACCTAATCGAGGCGGTAAAGCTCAACTTGTAATTCAAGCATGGAAAACTGAGCAGAAAGCTGACGGTGTTCGATATCGTATTGATGAGAACCATCCGGCAGTGAGAGCTGTATTAGATGATGCAGGAGCAATGCTTCCTCAAGTTAAGATTATGCTAAGAGTGCTCGAAGAGACTATTCCTGTTCAGCGAATATGGCTTGATACAGCTGATAATAAAGAAATCCCTAGAAAAAAATTTGAGGGTGAAGCCTCACAGGAAGTTATTAGCATACTTCAACTAATGTACAGTAATCTAACACAGAAAAAAGGGTACAGTGCTGAAGCGGCCAAAGATAAGTTACTTGCAACAGAACCTTTTCATGATTACCCAGAACTTATTTCATCTTTAAAAAAAGAGCTATGA
- a CDS encoding Z1 domain-containing protein, with amino-acid sequence MALNTVDLKVLAFVQNLLEDEVDVNPSMIEEKISIALSIKKEWSETLNRDAVIAELIRRASTWVGDNATLVNNEGHIPWLNQDRKQSWRYWQRYRELQEKKLSWNIVEGLNKSTDQILSNLEDPNRDGPWDRRGLVVGHVQSGKTGNYTGLICKAADAGYKIIIVLAGMHNNLRSQTQIRLDEGFLGYTTSLIEDEIHAVGVGLIDKDPFIRPNFATNRSEKGDFNIKAAKHLGISPEQRPWLFVVKKNKSVLERLLKWIENHVANTKDKDTNRKIVTHLPLLVIDDEADNASVDTGEQQFDESGLPDLEHQPKTINRLTRQILHTFTRSAYVGYTATPFANIFIHERGQTIKEGPDLFPTAFISNLSASSNYVGPAKIFGINSENGREGGLPLTRQVKDHCSLDEKTGWMPTKHKNGYIPACEEDHGIPASLKQAIESFVLTCCIRRLRGQKDDHCSMLVHVTRFTSVQGVVKEQVEGYVEWLKQRLVRKIDYSTVIENLKSLWEEDFVPTSEKIYKVNSELASKNLITWAQIEDDLPSAISEIEVRAINGFAKEALDYADCAVGLKVIAIGGDKLARGLTLEGLCTSYFLRASRMYDTLMQMGRWFGYRPDYLDLCRLYTTDELVEWFEHIADASEELREEFDLMKASGATPREYGLKVMSHPVLMVTSRLKMRSSKSLYLSFSGQSVETVSLLKDQASLRSNLNAFEQLILGMGCSEAVPERDRKGSPGRQWLNVPADLIIQFLVDYKTHPAAMKVNSKVLSDFIQSLTMQGELTSWTVAIMTKKQNKDKSVPCFFLENKYEIPLVTRKHKGNSEDRYSIGRLLSPIDEGVDLDDNAWLEALKLTRTAGVNDPGRTSNEPESKEPANPSGPAIRKIRGFGAVGVPKNPQRGLLLIYLLDPSEIKDYSDISIPVVSFGISFPGSDSGTKVKYEVNNVLWEQEYGSEY; translated from the coding sequence ATGGCATTGAATACAGTTGATCTCAAAGTTTTAGCATTTGTACAAAATTTGCTTGAGGATGAAGTGGATGTTAACCCTTCTATGATTGAAGAGAAAATAAGTATAGCTCTTTCAATAAAAAAGGAATGGTCTGAAACCTTAAATCGCGATGCTGTGATCGCTGAGCTAATAAGAAGGGCTAGTACTTGGGTCGGAGATAATGCAACTCTTGTTAACAACGAAGGGCATATACCTTGGTTGAATCAGGATCGAAAACAGAGTTGGCGTTATTGGCAGAGGTATAGGGAGCTTCAGGAAAAGAAATTGTCATGGAACATCGTAGAAGGTCTTAATAAATCAACAGATCAAATATTGTCTAATTTAGAAGACCCCAATAGAGATGGGCCTTGGGATAGGAGAGGTTTAGTTGTTGGGCATGTGCAGTCGGGAAAAACAGGTAATTATACTGGACTAATTTGTAAAGCTGCTGACGCTGGTTATAAAATTATTATTGTTCTGGCCGGTATGCATAACAACCTTCGCTCACAGACTCAAATTCGCTTAGATGAAGGTTTTCTTGGTTATACAACAAGCCTTATCGAAGATGAAATACATGCTGTCGGAGTTGGACTTATTGATAAGGATCCTTTTATCAGGCCCAACTTTGCAACTAATCGCTCTGAAAAAGGTGATTTTAATATTAAAGCAGCTAAACATCTTGGTATTTCACCGGAACAGCGCCCGTGGTTATTTGTAGTCAAAAAAAATAAATCAGTATTGGAAAGGCTACTTAAGTGGATTGAGAATCATGTAGCAAATACAAAAGACAAGGATACAAACCGAAAAATTGTCACTCATTTACCGTTACTAGTTATAGATGATGAAGCTGATAATGCTTCTGTTGATACCGGTGAGCAGCAATTTGATGAGAGCGGTTTGCCTGATTTGGAGCATCAACCTAAGACAATAAATAGATTAACCCGACAAATATTACATACTTTTACAAGAAGTGCTTATGTGGGGTACACCGCAACACCATTTGCCAATATTTTTATTCACGAACGAGGTCAAACCATTAAAGAAGGGCCAGATCTATTCCCTACGGCCTTTATTTCAAACCTTTCAGCATCGTCTAATTATGTTGGACCCGCGAAGATTTTTGGGATTAACTCTGAAAATGGAAGAGAGGGGGGATTACCTTTAACTCGGCAAGTAAAAGATCATTGTTCTTTAGATGAAAAAACTGGTTGGATGCCAACTAAGCATAAGAATGGTTATATTCCTGCTTGCGAAGAAGATCATGGGATACCTGCTTCCCTTAAACAAGCTATTGAATCTTTTGTTTTGACGTGTTGCATTAGGCGTTTAAGAGGACAAAAAGACGATCATTGTTCCATGCTCGTACATGTGACAAGGTTCACTTCTGTCCAAGGCGTCGTTAAAGAGCAGGTTGAAGGTTATGTTGAATGGCTGAAGCAACGATTAGTCCGTAAGATAGACTACTCAACAGTAATAGAAAATCTTAAATCCTTATGGGAAGAAGACTTCGTACCTACGTCTGAGAAAATATATAAAGTCAATTCTGAATTAGCGAGTAAAAACCTAATTACTTGGGCACAAATAGAAGATGATTTACCTTCTGCAATTTCAGAAATCGAAGTTAGAGCTATTAATGGTTTTGCCAAAGAAGCGCTTGATTATGCCGATTGTGCTGTTGGGCTAAAAGTTATAGCTATCGGTGGAGATAAGCTTGCAAGGGGATTGACCTTAGAAGGTCTTTGTACAAGTTATTTTCTCAGAGCTTCTCGTATGTACGATACCCTTATGCAAATGGGCCGCTGGTTCGGTTATCGCCCCGATTATTTGGATCTTTGTCGTTTATATACGACTGATGAGTTGGTTGAGTGGTTCGAGCACATCGCAGATGCTTCAGAAGAACTTAGAGAAGAATTCGATTTAATGAAGGCCTCTGGAGCAACTCCTCGCGAATATGGCCTTAAGGTAATGTCTCATCCGGTATTGATGGTTACATCTAGGCTAAAAATGCGAAGCTCCAAGAGTCTTTACCTTTCATTTAGTGGTCAATCGGTTGAAACAGTTTCATTACTTAAAGATCAAGCTTCATTAAGATCAAATTTGAATGCATTTGAACAACTTATTCTGGGTATGGGTTGTTCAGAAGCCGTTCCCGAACGAGACCGAAAAGGATCGCCTGGCCGGCAGTGGTTAAATGTCCCGGCTGACTTGATTATTCAATTTCTTGTTGATTATAAAACTCATCCAGCAGCCATGAAAGTTAATAGTAAAGTGTTATCAGATTTCATACAAAGTTTGACTATGCAGGGAGAGCTCACCTCTTGGACTGTAGCTATTATGACCAAGAAGCAAAATAAAGATAAGTCAGTCCCATGTTTTTTTCTCGAAAACAAATATGAGATTCCATTGGTTACAAGAAAACATAAAGGTAACTCTGAAGATAGATATTCAATAGGCCGTTTACTATCTCCAATTGACGAGGGTGTTGACCTAGATGATAACGCTTGGTTGGAAGCACTAAAGCTAACCCGCACAGCAGGGGTGAATGATCCTGGACGAACAAGTAATGAGCCTGAAAGCAAAGAACCTGCAAATCCGAGCGGCCCAGCAATTAGAAAGATTAGGGGCTTCGGGGCTGTTGGTGTTCCTAAAAATCCTCAGCGCGGGTTATTGTTAATCTACCTTCTAGATCCATCAGAAATTAAAGATTATTCCGATATTTCTATTCCTGTGGTTTCTTTTGGGATTAGTTTTCCGGGAAGTGATAGTGGAACAAAAGTTAAATACGAAGTGAATAATGTACTGTGGGAACAAGAATATGGCTCAGAATATTGA
- a CDS encoding HEPN domain-containing protein, whose product MSKARDHFENAIQDAERILQAYDHLNQMEGREREPEELKRAALIMTLTAWETYVEDAIEERLTADLRTLEGSKVANFIKSTLENELKWFNTPNSKNTKGMFERFLHQDVTEKWTWIDGDADQARSKLNQWIKKRGEAVHRSINDTQATHLVSRPDMKKCLIFFKKLVETTDLAIDQS is encoded by the coding sequence ATGTCTAAAGCGAGAGACCATTTTGAGAACGCAATTCAAGACGCCGAAAGAATTTTGCAGGCCTATGATCATTTAAACCAGATGGAGGGCAGAGAAAGAGAGCCTGAAGAGCTTAAGCGAGCGGCATTAATCATGACATTAACTGCATGGGAAACCTATGTCGAAGATGCCATAGAAGAAAGGTTAACCGCTGATTTACGGACTCTGGAAGGTTCGAAGGTCGCTAATTTTATTAAATCTACTTTAGAAAATGAGTTGAAGTGGTTTAATACTCCAAACTCGAAAAATACGAAGGGAATGTTTGAGCGTTTTTTACATCAAGATGTGACAGAAAAATGGACTTGGATTGATGGCGATGCTGATCAAGCTAGATCTAAATTGAACCAATGGATTAAGAAAAGAGGCGAAGCTGTACACCGCTCAATCAATGACACGCAAGCAACTCATCTTGTCAGTCGTCCAGATATGAAGAAGTGCCTTATATTTTTTAAAAAATTAGTTGAAACAACAGACCTTGCAATAGATCAATCTTAG
- a CDS encoding sigma-70 family RNA polymerase sigma factor, whose product MKVKNKFGHLMKLAILSGSEIAVRAHLKVALTANLKDNNGATPLMLAASKGLHDICQLLLLAGADTEIEDNKGQKAKDYAKENMYYDIHDTLVSHLNLKAPKNVDVAYPREVAQPNKVSEITLINPETESQTYIDLSGALDIPSDKESFKNITPNTQDTAPINSNKHRSIETFPTTFISLDGVGEHEDSDGWVILTDIDKPEENFESKASAQVAQNHISNHFLVDNREDWSDIIIDLPEIESFNTDLFRSKSIHDGFREFFSLVINTGSICERQLISSVSSIYESKLFREILNLKGVKNSDNFKVDQDNTILQQYDEKLAHKVFHCKQILQMSGITILDDFFEIIPESDHISIDEEHSTNEAVELLEHTLFSRDDPTTYYLAGLPKRAILTRVQEAEIGKLIESGLKRIMQALANAPTTHKYILKIYNEAVNADEPASELKKYITGLNDTFTQDDELLNENDLDDEPLEHSYPFERIFQHIKTLKIELAEINTCEVNVVSSSFINVFENLILTENVLENLISSCANEIEHSDLADNVSVSCELKNKILKDVYDGQRICSAAKNDMILANLKLAITIANKYQGRGIDLLDLIQEGNLGLMKAVDRFNYKLGYKFSTYATWWIRQSITRYIADQAKTIRIPVHMIELINKYSSVSQSLFSLYGREPTFDELASVLEISGQQLERLQKSLYLESDDENQKVEEYLTDDADNPEEILISQDRDMHIHKLLEELKDKEKNILKLRFGIDNEDDFTLEEVGSRYGVTRERIRQIEAKTLKKIAHVSRSNHLRDFLGMEAIDEYIARDDKYI is encoded by the coding sequence TTGAAAGTTAAGAATAAGTTTGGACACTTAATGAAACTGGCCATTTTATCTGGTTCAGAAATAGCAGTAAGAGCTCACTTGAAAGTAGCTCTTACTGCTAATCTCAAAGATAATAATGGTGCAACCCCTTTAATGCTTGCCGCTAGTAAGGGACTTCACGATATCTGTCAGCTGCTTTTATTGGCTGGCGCAGATACAGAGATTGAAGATAATAAAGGCCAGAAAGCTAAAGATTACGCTAAAGAAAATATGTATTATGATATTCATGATACTTTGGTGAGTCATCTCAATCTCAAAGCACCTAAGAACGTAGATGTAGCTTATCCAAGAGAAGTTGCTCAACCTAACAAGGTTTCTGAAATAACTCTGATAAATCCTGAAACTGAGAGTCAGACATATATTGATTTATCCGGGGCTTTAGATATCCCTAGTGATAAAGAAAGCTTTAAAAATATTACCCCAAATACTCAAGATACAGCTCCTATAAATTCAAATAAGCATAGGTCAATAGAGACCTTCCCAACAACGTTCATTAGTCTTGACGGCGTTGGTGAACATGAAGATAGCGATGGATGGGTCATCCTCACAGATATAGATAAACCAGAGGAAAATTTTGAGAGTAAGGCTTCAGCTCAGGTAGCTCAGAATCATATCAGTAACCACTTTCTTGTAGACAACAGAGAGGATTGGTCAGACATTATTATTGATTTGCCTGAGATAGAAAGCTTTAATACCGATCTTTTCAGAAGCAAATCTATTCATGATGGTTTCAGGGAATTCTTTTCTTTAGTAATTAACACAGGGTCTATTTGTGAACGGCAGCTAATTAGCTCTGTTTCTAGCATCTATGAGTCAAAGTTATTTCGCGAAATACTTAACTTAAAAGGAGTAAAAAACAGCGACAATTTTAAAGTTGATCAGGATAATACAATTCTCCAACAATACGATGAAAAATTAGCTCATAAAGTCTTTCATTGTAAGCAAATCCTTCAAATGTCCGGTATTACTATATTGGATGACTTTTTTGAAATAATTCCCGAAAGTGATCACATCTCAATTGATGAAGAGCATTCCACAAATGAAGCTGTTGAATTATTAGAACACACTTTGTTTAGTCGTGATGATCCTACAACATACTACCTAGCTGGTTTACCGAAAAGAGCTATTTTAACTAGGGTTCAAGAAGCTGAGATAGGTAAGCTTATAGAGTCTGGATTGAAGCGGATCATGCAGGCTTTAGCTAATGCTCCAACCACACATAAGTATATTCTTAAAATCTATAATGAGGCCGTGAATGCTGACGAACCTGCTTCTGAGTTAAAGAAATATATCACCGGATTAAATGATACATTTACTCAAGATGATGAACTTCTCAATGAAAATGATTTAGATGATGAGCCGTTAGAACATTCTTACCCATTTGAGAGGATTTTTCAGCATATAAAAACTCTTAAAATAGAGTTGGCAGAAATTAACACGTGTGAGGTTAATGTCGTAAGCTCTAGTTTTATAAATGTTTTTGAGAATTTAATCCTTACAGAAAATGTATTAGAAAATTTAATATCCAGTTGTGCCAACGAAATTGAACATTCTGATCTGGCTGATAATGTGTCTGTTAGTTGTGAATTAAAGAATAAGATACTGAAAGACGTTTACGATGGGCAGAGAATATGCTCTGCCGCAAAGAACGATATGATATTAGCTAATCTAAAATTGGCAATAACTATTGCGAATAAATATCAAGGAAGAGGGATTGACCTATTGGATCTAATCCAAGAGGGTAATTTAGGACTAATGAAAGCTGTGGATAGGTTTAACTACAAGCTTGGTTACAAATTTTCTACTTATGCAACTTGGTGGATAAGGCAATCTATTACCAGATATATTGCTGATCAAGCTAAGACAATTCGTATACCCGTTCATATGATCGAGCTAATTAATAAATACAGCTCGGTATCCCAATCATTATTTTCTCTTTATGGACGAGAGCCTACTTTTGACGAATTGGCATCTGTTCTTGAGATCTCCGGTCAACAGCTAGAGCGATTACAGAAATCTCTATATTTAGAGTCTGATGATGAAAATCAAAAGGTTGAAGAGTATTTAACTGATGACGCTGACAATCCTGAGGAAATACTGATTTCTCAGGATAGAGATATGCACATACATAAATTACTTGAAGAGTTAAAAGATAAAGAAAAAAACATCTTAAAACTAAGATTTGGTATTGATAACGAGGATGATTTTACTCTTGAAGAAGTTGGTTCTAGGTATGGTGTTACTCGGGAAAGAATCCGGCAGATTGAAGCAAAGACATTGAAGAAGATAGCTCATGTTTCTCGTTCGAACCACCTTAGAGATTTTTTAGGAATGGAAGCGATTGATGAATATATTGCTAGGGACGATAAATATATATGA